The Neomonachus schauinslandi chromosome 4, ASM220157v2, whole genome shotgun sequence genome includes a region encoding these proteins:
- the ERRFI1 gene encoding ERBB receptor feedback inhibitor 1 has translation MSTAGVAAQEIRVPLKTGFLHDGQAMRTVRTCWGGRSEFENHFLNIDPITMAYSLNSTAQEHLTSLGHAATSGPKNSSHFAENGPAQKPSLAPLIIPPGEDLGQREEERVVCGFKKLSVNGVCASPPPLTPIKNPPSPFPCAALCERGSRPLPPLPISEDLSLDETDCEVEFLTSSDTDFLLEDCTLSGFKYDVPGRRSFRGCGQINYAYFDTPAVSAADLSQAPDQNGGVQNSNPPPSQTHRRLRRSHSGPAGSFNKPAIRISSYIHRASPNSDEDKPEVPPRVPIPPRPVKPDYRRWSAEVTSSTYSDEDRPPKVPPREPLSRSNSRTPSPKSLPSYLNGVMPPTQSFAPDPKYVSSKALQRQNSEGSANKVPCILPIIENGKKVSSTHYYLLPERPPYLDKYEKFFREAEETNASTQTQHLGADHSAVSAADKLDLKTKLDPGGHVKRKHLSYVVSP, from the exons ATGTCCACGGCAGGAGTTGCTGCTCAGGAGATTAGAGTCCCATTAAAAACTGGATTTCTGCATGATGGCCAAGCCATGAGGACTGTGAGGACCTGCTGGGGCGGCCGCAGTGAGTTTGAAAA tcACTTTTTGAACATTGACCCAATCACCATGGCCTACAGCCTCAACTCTACGGCTCAGGAGCACCTAACATCTCTTG GGCACGCGGCGACATCTGGTCCGAAGAACAGCAGCCACTTCGCAGAAAATGGCCCCGCTCAGaagcccagcctggcccctctTATTATTCCCCCGGGTGAAGACTTGGGGCAGCGTGAAGAGGAGCGAGTCGTGTGTGGTTTTAAGAAACTCTCAGTGAACGGGGTCtgtgcttctcctcctcctctcacccCCATAAAGAATCCCCCGTCCCCCTTCCCCTGCGCGGCCCTCTGTGAGCGGGGCTCCAGGCCCCTCCCGCCGCTGCCCATCTCGGAAGACCTCTCTCTGGACGAGACAGACTGCGAGGTAGAATTCCTCACCAGCTCGGACACGGACTTCCTCTTAGAAGACTGTACGCTCTCTGGCTTCAAATACGATGTTCCCGGCAGGCGAAGCTTCCGTGGGTGTGGACAGATCAACTACGCATATTTCGATACCCCGGCTGTCTCTGCAGCAGATCTCAGCCAGGCCCCTGACCAAAATGGAGGGGTGCAGAATTCAAATCCTCCTCCGTCTCAGACCCACCGAAGACTAAGAAGGTCTCATTCAGGACCAGCCGGATCCTTTAACAAGCCAGCCATCAGGATATCCAGCTACATACACAGAGCTTCTCCGAACTCCGATGAAGACAAACCTGAGGTGCCCCCCAGGGTCCCCATACCTCCGAGGCCAGTGAAGCCAGATTATAGAAGGTGGTCAGCAGAAGTTACTTCGAGCACCTACAGTGATGAAGATAGGCCTCCCAAAGTACCACCCAGAGAACCTTTATCCCGGAGTAACTCCCGCACACCCAGCCCCAAAAGCCTCCCGTCTTACCTCAATGGGGTCATGCCCCCGACGCAGAGCTTTGCCCCTGATCCCAAGTATGTCAGCAGCAAAGCCCTGCAAAGACAGAACAGCGAAGGATCTGCCAATAAGGTTCCTTGCATTCTGCCCATTATTGAAAATGGGAAGAAGGTTAGCTCGACACATTATTACCTACTACCTGAGAGACCACCGTACCTGGACAAATACGAGAAGTTCTTTCGGGAAGCAGAAGAAACAAACGCAAGCACCCAAACCCAGCACCTGGGTGCTGACCACAGTGCCGTCTCAGCCGCAGACAAGCTGGACTTGAAGACAAAACTGGATCCAGGTGGCCACGTAAAGCGCAAACATCTGTCCTATGTGGTTTCTCCTTAG